A region from the Veillonellales bacterium genome encodes:
- a CDS encoding ShlB/FhaC/HecB family hemolysin secretion/activation protein yields the protein MSKQRTRDKRTKVCGAALSVFCLLSPVAALAAEAPDAGKTLEELKRPELNLPQKQEEKIQIEEAYRPPIQGDRGERFPVKGFRITGQTVFSETELLRLIADGTGEQVSLADLEKLAGRITDYYHRRGYMMARAYVPAQRLENGIAEIAVIVGRYDQIIVRKKTGLSDTVISRELGTVKAGRYIEKDALDKALWLMTDLAGVEAKATLAPGNNPGTSNLILDINPKGETVSGSIGVDNYGNRFTGKNEISTSVTVLNPSQQGDLFSFYGVTTGGGLASGSISYQLPFQVQGGKLELNYSRMHYELGNVFSSLNASGTADTTSIAYDCTFHRSRMANLYGQVNYSYKKLQDTVSGTTTDKHSDIVAFTLNGDSMDSWGGGGANSYSLSYSRGKLHAGDSNSRQAGTPGSFGKWNMTTARQQYINDRLSMVSVFNGQIATRNLDSSEKLSLGGPYGVRAYPKGEASGDKGYLFSSELHWSLPIPHRPSGSFQLVGFYDLGSVAINKDPLPGSGANHRTLQGAGLGMVWTGSNNLTAKVHYAWKIGSGEARSDTDKNGRLWVQVTKRF from the coding sequence TTGTCCAAGCAGCGCACCAGAGACAAGCGAACGAAAGTCTGCGGGGCAGCGCTTTCGGTGTTTTGTCTTCTCAGTCCGGTGGCAGCATTGGCCGCGGAAGCTCCTGATGCCGGAAAAACTTTGGAGGAATTAAAACGACCGGAACTGAACTTACCTCAAAAACAAGAAGAAAAAATTCAGATTGAAGAAGCTTACCGGCCGCCGATTCAAGGCGATCGCGGGGAAAGGTTCCCGGTAAAAGGATTTCGCATCACCGGACAAACTGTATTTAGTGAGACGGAATTGCTGAGGCTTATCGCCGACGGCACAGGCGAGCAAGTTTCCCTTGCCGATCTGGAGAAGCTTGCCGGTCGTATTACGGACTATTATCATCGCCGCGGCTATATGATGGCCCGGGCCTATGTGCCGGCACAGCGGCTGGAAAATGGTATCGCTGAGATCGCCGTTATTGTCGGACGGTATGATCAAATCATTGTCCGCAAGAAAACCGGACTATCCGATACTGTTATCAGCAGGGAATTAGGCACAGTAAAAGCCGGTCGGTATATCGAAAAGGACGCCTTGGATAAAGCGTTGTGGCTGATGACGGATTTGGCCGGAGTAGAGGCGAAGGCTACGTTGGCACCGGGGAATAATCCGGGGACATCCAACCTTATCCTGGATATTAATCCTAAGGGAGAAACCGTTTCCGGCAGTATCGGCGTTGATAACTACGGCAACCGGTTTACCGGTAAAAATGAAATCAGCACGTCGGTAACAGTTCTTAATCCTTCCCAGCAGGGGGATTTGTTTTCGTTTTATGGCGTGACTACCGGCGGCGGACTGGCAAGCGGCAGTATTTCCTATCAGCTTCCCTTTCAGGTGCAGGGCGGCAAGCTGGAATTGAATTATTCCCGCATGCACTATGAACTGGGAAATGTTTTTTCCAGTCTCAATGCCAGTGGTACAGCCGATACGACCAGCATTGCCTATGACTGTACTTTTCATCGCTCACGCATGGCTAATTTATATGGACAGGTCAATTATTCTTATAAAAAATTGCAGGATACGGTAAGTGGAACAACGACCGATAAGCACAGCGATATCGTGGCGTTTACCCTGAATGGGGACAGTATGGATTCCTGGGGAGGAGGTGGCGCCAATAGCTATTCACTAAGTTATAGCCGCGGCAAGCTGCATGCCGGCGACTCAAATTCCCGGCAGGCGGGGACTCCCGGTTCCTTTGGCAAGTGGAATATGACGACGGCGCGGCAGCAGTATATCAATGATCGGCTGTCAATGGTTTCTGTTTTTAACGGTCAGATTGCCACAAGAAACCTTGATTCGTCGGAAAAATTGTCATTGGGCGGACCTTATGGTGTTCGGGCTTATCCTAAGGGAGAGGCTTCCGGGGATAAAGGCTATCTTTTTAGCAGCGAGCTGCATTGGTCTTTGCCGATTCCCCACAGGCCTTCCGGGAGTTTTCAGCTTGTCGGTTTTTATGATCTTGGTTCGGTAGCCATTAATAAAGATCCCCTGCCGGGGTCAGGTGCCAATCACCGTACGCTTCAGGGCGCAGGGCTGGGCATGGTTTGGACAGGGTCCAACAACTTAACAGCCAAGGTTCACTACGCCTGGAAAATCGGTTCAGGCGAAGCCAGATCAGACACGGATAAGAACGGACGGCTGTGGGTGCAAGTTACCAAGCGCTTTTAA
- a CDS encoding TMEM165/GDT1 family protein, with protein sequence MTAFITAFIFVVLAEMGDKTQLLAMAFATRYRWQTVMWGVFAATVVNHLLAVVVGNYLTHFISMQYIQIAAAGSFILFGLWTIRGDELNGEERAAQYSPFWTVTIAFFMAEMGDKTQLATVALAAQFNTILPVWLGTTTGMMLADGIGILIGIVLGKRIPERVVKWTAAIIFILFGVFGLYESIPKPLLTMPVMLGSVAAIIALIYLAAKMETKKAEPEVHPEK encoded by the coding sequence ATGACAGCTTTTATCACAGCTTTTATTTTTGTAGTGCTGGCGGAAATGGGGGACAAAACCCAGCTTCTGGCCATGGCGTTTGCCACCCGGTACCGGTGGCAGACCGTTATGTGGGGGGTATTCGCGGCTACGGTGGTAAACCATTTGCTGGCCGTGGTGGTAGGAAACTATCTCACTCATTTTATTTCGATGCAGTATATACAAATTGCTGCCGCCGGTTCTTTTATCCTGTTCGGCCTCTGGACCATCCGGGGCGATGAACTGAACGGGGAAGAGCGTGCTGCGCAATACAGCCCTTTTTGGACAGTGACTATCGCTTTTTTCATGGCGGAAATGGGGGACAAAACACAGTTAGCAACGGTTGCTCTTGCGGCTCAGTTTAATACGATTCTTCCGGTCTGGCTGGGTACGACGACCGGCATGATGCTTGCCGATGGAATCGGGATCCTGATAGGCATAGTTTTGGGCAAACGAATTCCCGAGAGAGTGGTAAAATGGACGGCAGCGATTATTTTCATTCTGTTCGGCGTTTTCGGTTTGTATGAATCCATTCCTAAGCCGCTATTAACCATGCCGGTCATGCTTGGCAGTGTGGCTGCCATCATTGCGCTGATTTATCTGGCAGCCAAAATGGAAACAAAAAAGGCAGAACCGGAAGTTCATCCGGAAAAATAA